A portion of the uncultured Draconibacterium sp. genome contains these proteins:
- a CDS encoding right-handed parallel beta-helix repeat-containing protein encodes MRRTLQNYGSYNYLNLLVVIALSFITFSVGATNYYVSASGDDGNSGTSESLAWRSLAKVSSTTFKPGDQVLFRKGDTFNGTLKVKGSGSATSPIKIGAYGSGAMPVISGLSKVTGWELHENGIYKASIDNISQLNLVLLNSKPVAMGRYPNSGYLTFESHSGTSTIIDNELSSQPNWTGAVAVVRTNHWIIDRNKITSHSGKTITFQASSGYTPRDGFGYFIQSDLRTLDQKGEWYYNNGVLYMYFGSDTPGSNTVEVGVVDQLANMQLIQYIEFNNIEFKGANQYGLYVDYADNIKIQGCRISAIGLDGIHARGAKNLEVRSNVVSNCLSIGVKTKWDSNDAKFIENTITDIGMLPGMGGSADGTYMGLSTKSKNALIQYNHIERVGYNGIDFHGDNSKVENNYVNKFCQYKDDGGGIYSFFETNTAFRFTGVKILNNIILNGGGHEEDYGVNPNSPNQVEGIYTDGLTNSFEIAGNTIAYTASAGIFLNQPRWHNIHSNTLFGNKKAQFHWNNLKMNGITPGGNAVSNNIVFNPNTEQHSMHLSDGHGVEILSFGTSNSNKYVTIEGDKPSFYTVTYNGSWNNDYYDLNEWKATFNRDINSQQFETPANEYVFEYNNTKSSKTIALRRGMVDLNGKKYSGSITISPYSSVVLLPDPDGDTDGSTNKIYTEEEIFICEGEYYNGWGENGQYQRTLVATNGADSVITTNLVVNPIYNITENISITQGENYLGWSESGVYENVYQSSTGCDSVITTILTVTQNGNTIPDAEGIIEYVTICEGESYMGFTETGEYQRTETIADSTSEKAINLIASDNFSNGITDWRTFAATGYSLNISADEQEFYSAPSSMRIDCSENGDIIHYMQLITGGQLMVEKGKTYELSFNAKATTPFTIGNLIVVKGTSPWTDYGTFSDQKPGITTEWSTVKVTFTANYTANDATFRIYLGNSLPAGNSLYLDDFFFAEKSEQSNSQTNLITTFLTVLPTSYSVENVTISEGENYQGWTEPGEYERVLTSKTGCDSIVTTNLTVVSAIYSIEEISICEGESYLGWTSSGRYERVLTSNSGADSTVTTILWVNPVYAISEDIAIFEGESYLGWTESGVYEQTLSSAYGCDSIVTTNLTVTPKESNYFIPAWYGENGQNHMTIGVTAARINSLPLEADDEIAIFDGDRCVGASKLYGEILTDNPDSYLFIKVSQCDGTGIGFTEGNSITYKIYDASAQEVIAVNGITYKDDLAEWITSGNFVCNGTSVVEINTTIEAEPITQSISLEKGWNIISSFVTPADPDLGMIMTDIRDNQQLFKVQDEIGNTYEYWGNKTGWRNEIGALQNTEGYKVRVKNDCMLQITGLPVSLPMNIPLSSGANLVSFPVNGAVDAMEIVQPLIDQGIVDKIQDEKGNSIEYWGSSIGWINGIGDFRAGEGYLFNVNSDATLLIDDVFNKSNSIPEELPATVYFNADFIGNGLNHMNINITNLNETNLKVGDEIAAFDGDVCVGAIRLTERHLRNKVVSISASLSDDDLANGFTEGHEVTLVTWNAETNSEQEFHPIIDGQQVVYQGLVSTFVQLKNDDINNNAEFEMLIDVYPNPATDFVTINFSVLPEQETRIILTDLTGKQLVNKVVETTLERLDIQPYSAGIYIVRVENSRNYKISKLIID; translated from the coding sequence ATGAGAAGGACGTTGCAGAATTATGGTAGTTACAATTATTTAAACCTCTTAGTTGTAATTGCATTAAGTTTTATTACATTTTCAGTTGGTGCAACCAACTATTATGTGAGTGCATCAGGAGATGATGGGAATTCAGGAACCAGCGAATCTTTGGCTTGGAGAAGTTTGGCCAAAGTGAGCAGTACTACTTTTAAACCAGGAGATCAGGTTTTATTTCGAAAAGGAGACACATTTAACGGAACACTTAAGGTTAAAGGAAGTGGATCCGCTACTTCGCCAATTAAAATTGGAGCATACGGAAGTGGAGCCATGCCTGTAATAAGTGGATTATCGAAAGTAACAGGATGGGAGCTACACGAAAATGGAATTTACAAAGCTAGTATTGACAATATTAGCCAGCTAAATTTGGTATTATTAAATAGCAAACCGGTGGCGATGGGACGATATCCTAACTCAGGATATTTAACTTTCGAGTCTCATTCAGGAACATCTACTATTATCGACAACGAATTAAGCAGCCAGCCTAACTGGACGGGCGCGGTTGCAGTTGTAAGAACAAATCATTGGATTATAGATCGGAATAAGATTACGAGCCACAGTGGAAAGACTATTACCTTTCAGGCATCATCAGGATATACTCCTCGTGATGGCTTTGGATATTTTATTCAATCAGATTTAAGAACGCTTGATCAGAAAGGTGAGTGGTATTACAACAATGGGGTATTATATATGTATTTTGGCTCAGATACTCCAGGTTCGAACACAGTTGAGGTAGGGGTTGTGGATCAACTCGCCAACATGCAATTAATTCAATATATTGAATTTAATAATATTGAATTTAAAGGAGCAAACCAATACGGTTTATATGTTGATTATGCTGATAATATTAAGATTCAAGGCTGTCGGATTTCGGCAATCGGTCTTGATGGAATACATGCCAGAGGAGCAAAAAATCTGGAAGTAAGAAGTAATGTTGTCTCTAACTGTTTAAGCATTGGTGTAAAAACCAAATGGGACAGTAATGATGCAAAATTTATAGAGAATACAATTACCGATATTGGAATGCTACCCGGTATGGGGGGAAGTGCCGACGGAACTTATATGGGATTGTCAACCAAAAGTAAAAATGCGCTTATTCAATACAATCACATTGAAAGAGTTGGATACAACGGAATTGATTTCCATGGAGATAACTCGAAAGTGGAAAATAATTACGTGAATAAATTTTGTCAGTATAAAGATGATGGTGGCGGAATTTATTCATTTTTCGAGACGAATACAGCATTTCGATTTACGGGAGTAAAGATTCTTAATAACATTATTTTAAACGGAGGAGGTCATGAGGAAGACTATGGAGTGAATCCAAACTCTCCGAATCAGGTAGAAGGAATTTACACAGATGGATTAACAAACAGTTTCGAAATTGCCGGAAATACAATTGCTTATACTGCTTCTGCCGGAATATTTTTGAATCAGCCCAGATGGCACAACATCCACAGTAATACACTTTTTGGAAACAAAAAAGCACAGTTTCACTGGAATAATCTGAAGATGAATGGTATTACTCCAGGTGGGAATGCGGTTTCAAATAATATAGTTTTTAATCCTAATACTGAGCAGCACAGTATGCACCTCTCAGATGGTCATGGGGTGGAAATTTTAAGCTTCGGAACATCAAACAGTAATAAATATGTAACCATTGAAGGAGATAAACCTTCATTTTACACCGTTACCTATAACGGTTCGTGGAATAACGATTATTATGATTTGAATGAATGGAAAGCTACTTTTAACAGGGATATAAATTCCCAGCAATTTGAAACCCCGGCCAATGAGTATGTATTTGAATATAACAATACAAAAAGCTCAAAAACAATTGCGCTTCGACGAGGGATGGTTGATTTAAACGGCAAAAAATACAGTGGAAGTATTACCATTTCTCCATATTCGTCGGTAGTACTTTTACCCGATCCGGATGGCGACACTGATGGAAGTACGAACAAAATATATACGGAAGAAGAAATTTTTATTTGCGAAGGAGAATATTACAATGGATGGGGCGAAAATGGTCAGTATCAGCGTACTCTTGTAGCTACTAACGGTGCAGATAGCGTTATAACAACAAACCTGGTTGTAAATCCAATATACAATATCACTGAAAATATAAGCATCACACAAGGCGAAAACTACCTTGGCTGGAGCGAATCAGGTGTTTATGAAAATGTATATCAGAGTTCGACAGGTTGTGATAGTGTAATTACTACCATTTTAACCGTAACACAAAACGGGAATACTATACCGGACGCAGAAGGAATTATTGAGTACGTTACCATTTGCGAAGGAGAATCGTACATGGGATTCACCGAAACAGGCGAGTATCAACGAACCGAAACAATAGCGGACAGCACTTCAGAGAAAGCCATAAATTTAATTGCCAGCGACAATTTTTCAAATGGCATTACCGATTGGAGAACATTTGCGGCAACAGGATATTCACTAAATATTTCAGCAGATGAACAGGAGTTTTACTCAGCACCTTCAAGTATGCGGATTGATTGTAGTGAAAATGGAGATATAATTCATTACATGCAATTAATTACCGGAGGCCAATTGATGGTGGAAAAAGGTAAAACCTACGAATTATCATTTAACGCCAAAGCCACAACGCCATTTACCATCGGAAATTTAATTGTGGTAAAAGGAACAAGTCCTTGGACGGACTATGGCACATTTTCAGATCAAAAGCCTGGTATAACTACTGAATGGAGTACGGTTAAAGTTACATTTACAGCCAACTATACCGCCAACGATGCCACCTTCAGAATCTACCTGGGGAACAGTCTGCCTGCAGGTAACTCGTTGTACCTTGATGACTTTTTTTTTGCTGAAAAGTCGGAACAATCAAATTCTCAGACAAACTTAATTACCACTTTTCTTACCGTTTTACCCACAAGCTATTCAGTTGAAAATGTAACTATCAGCGAAGGGGAGAATTATCAGGGATGGACAGAACCTGGAGAATACGAAAGGGTTTTAACATCAAAAACGGGCTGCGACAGCATTGTAACAACCAATCTTACAGTTGTTTCTGCTATTTATTCGATTGAAGAAATAAGTATTTGTGAAGGTGAATCTTATTTGGGATGGACGAGCTCGGGACGGTACGAACGAGTACTTACAAGCAACTCGGGAGCTGATAGTACCGTAACTACTATTTTGTGGGTTAATCCTGTTTATGCTATTTCTGAAGACATAGCGATTTTTGAAGGAGAAAGTTATCTTGGTTGGACAGAAAGCGGTGTGTATGAACAAACACTCTCAAGCGCGTATGGTTGCGATAGTATTGTCACTACAAACCTGACGGTTACTCCTAAAGAATCGAATTACTTTATACCTGCCTGGTATGGCGAGAATGGCCAGAACCACATGACTATTGGTGTTACAGCTGCGCGTATTAACTCGTTACCATTGGAGGCCGATGATGAAATTGCGATATTCGATGGCGATAGATGTGTTGGAGCATCGAAACTCTATGGTGAAATTCTTACTGACAATCCTGACAGCTACCTTTTTATAAAGGTTTCGCAATGCGACGGAACAGGAATAGGTTTTACCGAGGGAAATAGTATTACATATAAGATTTACGATGCCAGCGCACAGGAAGTAATTGCAGTAAACGGTATCACCTACAAAGATGATCTTGCAGAATGGATTACCAGCGGCAATTTTGTGTGTAACGGAACTTCGGTTGTTGAAATTAATACAACCATTGAAGCAGAGCCGATAACTCAGTCGATAAGCCTCGAAAAAGGTTGGAATATAATTTCATCGTTTGTAACACCTGCGGATCCTGATTTAGGAATGATTATGACGGATATCCGTGATAATCAGCAGTTATTCAAGGTGCAGGACGAAATTGGGAATACCTACGAGTATTGGGGAAATAAAACCGGATGGCGAAACGAAATTGGCGCATTGCAAAATACCGAAGGCTACAAAGTACGGGTAAAAAATGATTGTATGCTGCAAATTACAGGTTTACCGGTAAGCTTACCTATGAACATACCTCTATCGTCAGGAGCTAATTTGGTCTCATTTCCCGTAAATGGAGCCGTTGACGCAATGGAAATTGTACAACCACTAATTGATCAGGGCATAGTTGATAAAATCCAGGACGAAAAGGGAAATTCCATCGAATACTGGGGGAGTAGTATTGGCTGGATTAACGGCATCGGGGATTTCAGAGCAGGCGAAGGTTATTTATTTAACGTGAATTCCGATGCAACTCTGCTGATTGATGATGTATTTAATAAATCCAACTCGATACCGGAGGAGCTTCCAGCAACAGTTTATTTCAATGCAGATTTTATTGGGAATGGATTGAATCACATGAACATTAATATTACCAACTTAAACGAAACAAATCTTAAAGTTGGCGATGAAATAGCCGCTTTTGATGGCGATGTTTGTGTTGGCGCTATTCGATTAACAGAACGTCATCTGAGAAATAAAGTTGTAAGCATAAGTGCTTCTCTTTCTGATGATGACTTAGCAAATGGCTTTACCGAAGGGCACGAGGTAACGCTTGTAACCTGGAATGCAGAAACCAATTCGGAACAAGAATTTCATCCAATAATTGATGGGCAACAAGTTGTTTACCAAGGCCTGGTAAGTACGTTTGTTCAATTAAAAAACGATGACATAAACA